One Syntrophorhabdus sp. genomic window, TAGTCTCCAAATGAGTAGTATTCGTTAACTTCCGCGGAGGTGGCATCTCCGTCATACACGTAGAGCGGCCTCTCGATGACGGCCCCGACGCCGCCGTCCTTTGTAAATTCGGCAAGGACAAGGTTGGCGCTCTCGTCCTTCCGGGGATGGACGGCGCGCAGCCTCTTAAGCGCCAGTCTCCGTGACGCGGCCGCATGGATGAGCTCGCCGGCACGGCGGGCCGGATAAATGACGTAGAAGCGCCCCTTTTTGACGAGGAGAGACGACGCCGCGTCCACAAGACCCTCGAGATCGAGGGCCTCCTCGTTGCGCGCCAGGAAGCGCGACCTTTCCGGGCACGTCCTGCCGCTTTTGCGTTTTGTATAGGGAGGATTGGAGGTGACCACGTGAAAAGGTGTTCGCCTCATGTCCCGAACAAGGGCGTTGATATCGGCATTGATGAAACGGACGTGGTCCTCGCAATGGTTCATCACGCTGTTCCTTTGCGCCGTCTCATGGAGATCCGTCTGAAGTTCCACGCCGATCATCTCGTTCCTGAAGCCCTTTTTCGCAATATAGATAGGTATGATACCACAACCGGAACCGATATCCAACAGCCTTTCATGCTTTTTCAGGACCACGAAGGCGGCGAGCAGGATCGCGTCGATGGAGAACCGGTATCCCCTATTTTTCTGAATGATCCGCAGTTCTTCGTTGCAGAGGATGTCGAGCGTCTCGTCTTTTCCGACGGTGTCACGCATACCTGTAGAACACAAGACCCGTCAGGATCTTGGGATAGAAGAACGTCGATTTGGGGGGCATGTCAAGACCGTTCTCGGCGATGTCCCGCACTTCATCTACCGTCGTGGGAGGGAGGAAGAATGCCAGATCGCTGGAGGCGTTCCTCACGGAATCGACGGACCACCCATGGTCCTCCGTGAAGGAGATCTCATCGTCCCTTATCCCCAGTATTCCGCGGATGACCCCGCTGTGAATGACATTCACCTTCAATCTTTTCAGGCTGTCGTGGAGGTCCGGGGAATTGTACATGGGGAGCGGGGATCTCTCCACGGCCGTGTACAGATGCTGCCGGTCGTCTGCCGAGAAGAAGGCGAAGGCCGGGCGTGGAGACGCGGCCACGGCCGACAGGGCGCCTTCGAGCGCGTCATCGCCTGTGAAGGGCCTTCTCTCGATGGTCATGCATGATTCGAGGGCCGCAATGAGTTCCGCGAGGGGCCGTTTGTGGTTGAACCTGACCAACCTGTGGTAGGGAAGGATCACGATGCCTTCATCATACATATCTGTGAGGTAGAAGGGGGCATAGGGGACTCCCAGGCGGTAGGACA contains:
- a CDS encoding methyltransferase is translated as MRDTVGKDETLDILCNEELRIIQKNRGYRFSIDAILLAAFVVLKKHERLLDIGSGCGIIPIYIAKKGFRNEMIGVELQTDLHETAQRNSVMNHCEDHVRFINADINALVRDMRRTPFHVVTSNPPYTKRKSGRTCPERSRFLARNEEALDLEGLVDAASSLLVKKGRFYVIYPARRAGELIHAAASRRLALKRLRAVHPRKDESANLVLAEFTKDGGVGAVIERPLYVYDGDATSAEVNEYYSFGD